The following are encoded together in the Alphaproteobacteria bacterium genome:
- the gstA gene encoding glutathione transferase GstA, with product MKLYLTPHACSLAVDIVARELGIALDLEWVDVRAKRLRDGADYFAVNPKGQVPVLELPDGQRLTEGPVIVQYLADLRPGSGLLAAATSMERYRVLEWLNFIGSELHKGFTPLFRPTTPAEYRSIARQNLEGRLKWLNEQLSDRQFLTGPTFTVADAYCYTIVMWTRLHDIDLAQWPNVEAYVARIAARPSVKAAEQAEREAA from the coding sequence ATGAAGCTCTACCTCACCCCGCATGCCTGTTCGCTCGCCGTCGACATCGTCGCGCGCGAGCTCGGCATCGCGCTCGACCTCGAATGGGTCGACGTGCGCGCCAAGCGGCTGCGCGACGGCGCCGACTACTTCGCCGTCAATCCGAAGGGGCAGGTTCCTGTCCTGGAGCTGCCCGACGGCCAGCGGCTCACCGAAGGGCCCGTCATCGTCCAGTATCTCGCCGATCTGCGTCCCGGCAGCGGTCTGCTGGCGGCCGCGACGAGCATGGAGCGCTATCGCGTCCTCGAGTGGCTGAACTTCATCGGTTCGGAGCTGCACAAGGGCTTCACGCCGCTTTTTCGTCCGACCACGCCCGCCGAATACCGGTCGATCGCGCGGCAGAACCTCGAAGGCCGTCTGAAATGGCTCAACGAGCAACTGTCCGATCGGCAGTTCCTGACCGGCCCGACGTTCACTGTCGCGGACGCCTACTGCTACACGATCGTCATGTGGACCAGGCTGCACGACATCGACCTCGCGCAGTGGCCCAACGTCGAAGCGTATGTCGCGCGCATCGCCGCACGTCCGAGCGTCAAGGCCGCCGAGCAGGCGGAGCGCGAAGCAGCTTGA
- the gstA gene encoding glutathione transferase GstA: protein MKLYHEVRGCSLAVDIVARELGIPLELVWVDVPRKKLPDGSDYYRINPKGQVPTLELPDGQHLSEGAVIMQYLADQCPGSDLIAPAGTLERYRIMEWMSFIASDLHKGAFMPLIKKATPANYRPIARQLVLNRLQWLNEHLADRDYLTGSTFTIADAHCYTIAMWTAYQGIDVSSWPHLQAYLARIGARPSVIAAKEAERREAEAAALRPSGAVGSPVTPAATV from the coding sequence ATGAAGCTCTACCACGAAGTCCGCGGCTGCTCGCTCGCTGTCGACATCGTCGCGCGCGAGCTCGGGATCCCGCTCGAGCTGGTCTGGGTCGACGTGCCGCGCAAGAAGCTGCCCGACGGCTCTGACTACTACAGGATCAATCCGAAGGGCCAGGTGCCCACCCTGGAACTGCCCGATGGCCAGCACCTCAGCGAAGGCGCTGTCATCATGCAGTACCTCGCCGATCAGTGCCCCGGCAGCGACTTGATCGCGCCGGCCGGCACGCTCGAGCGCTATCGCATCATGGAATGGATGAGCTTCATCGCATCGGACCTCCACAAGGGTGCGTTCATGCCGCTCATCAAGAAGGCGACGCCGGCGAACTATCGCCCCATCGCGCGACAGCTGGTGCTGAATCGCCTGCAGTGGCTCAACGAGCATCTGGCCGATCGCGATTACCTGACCGGCTCGACATTCACCATCGCCGACGCCCATTGCTACACGATCGCGATGTGGACCGCGTACCAGGGAATCGACGTCTCGTCCTGGCCGCATCTGCAGGCCTACCTCGCGCGCATCGGCGCGCGCCCGAGCGTGATCGCCGCGAAGGAGGCCGAGCGCCGCGAAGCCGAGGCGGCGGCGCTGCGCCCGTCCGGCGCTGTCGGCTCGCCGGTCACGCCGGCCGCTACCGT